The following coding sequences are from one Campylobacter sp. RM16187 window:
- the smpB gene encoding SsrA-binding protein SmpB, translating into MGKDLAKNKKALHDFSILETFETGIVLKGSEVKALRAGRANLKDSFVRIIKGEMFLLNAHISHLSTTHSTFRPDERAPRKLLMHRKQIDKLFGAVTQEGLTLVALVLYLNDKNIVKAKIALAKGKNLHDKRESLKKREADKEARAAMKRYI; encoded by the coding sequence ATGGGTAAAGATTTAGCAAAAAATAAAAAAGCACTTCACGACTTTAGCATACTTGAAACTTTTGAGACCGGCATAGTGCTAAAAGGTAGCGAAGTAAAGGCACTTCGTGCAGGACGGGCAAATTTAAAAGATAGCTTTGTGAGAATTATAAAAGGCGAGATGTTTTTACTAAATGCGCACATCAGCCATCTTAGTACGACACATTCGACATTTCGCCCTGACGAAAGAGCTCCAAGAAAACTGCTTATGCACAGAAAGCAGATAGATAAACTCTTTGGAGCGGTAACACAAGAAGGTCTTACTTTAGTTGCGCTGGTGCTTTATCTAAACGATAAAAATATAGTAAAAGCTAAAATAGCCCTAGCCAAAGGTAAAAACTTGCATGACAAACGCGAAAGTTTAAAAAAGCGAGAGGCCGACAAAGAGGCTCGTGCAGCAATGAAAAGATATATATAA
- a CDS encoding TlpA family protein disulfide reductase: MKKIFLAILCVIFLVGCGKEDETAKAPAKVEGYKAGEEIKLTSVFGKELTLLRTQGGFVIKGDESKIIMFDIFGTFCPPCQKEAPELMDFQLKNNKDFTIIALTHFENVTNQHVIENFAQKYNAYYFISNDMPVNDKLSAQILEDIKYPHLESVPIKMVLKNGIYQPLTDIASGKFGVHYYLGGIHLDKLTQDFERIKNVN, encoded by the coding sequence ATGAAAAAAATATTTTTAGCAATTCTATGTGTGATTTTTTTAGTCGGTTGCGGCAAAGAGGACGAGACAGCAAAAGCTCCTGCTAAGGTAGAGGGTTACAAAGCAGGCGAAGAGATCAAGCTTACTAGTGTATTTGGAAAAGAGCTAACCTTGCTTAGAACACAAGGTGGATTTGTCATAAAAGGCGATGAGAGTAAGATAATAATGTTTGATATCTTTGGCACATTTTGTCCTCCTTGTCAAAAAGAGGCGCCTGAACTAATGGATTTTCAGCTAAAAAACAATAAAGATTTTACAATAATTGCATTAACTCACTTTGAAAATGTAACAAACCAACACGTTATAGAGAATTTTGCACAAAAATACAACGCATATTATTTCATCTCAAACGATATGCCTGTAAACGATAAGCTTAGCGCTCAAATTCTAGAAGATATCAAATATCCGCATCTTGAGTCTGTGCCAATAAAAATGGTGCTTAAAAACGGAATCTATCAACCACTAACAGATATTGCCAGCGGAAAATTTGGAGTACATTACTATCTGGGCGGGATTCACTTAGACAAATTGACTCAGGATTTTGAGAGAATCAAAAATGTCAACTAA
- a CDS encoding ATP-dependent Clp protease adaptor ClpS — protein MSTKTSERTLKNTSLKEKIKFPKKFKVILLNDDVTSMDFVVDVLTQIFHYSAQSAIALMLKVHNEGSAVCGVYIKEIALSKQNEVRKAAINAGYPLKVDIEEE, from the coding sequence ATGTCAACTAAAACTAGCGAAAGAACGCTGAAAAATACGAGTCTAAAAGAAAAAATTAAATTTCCTAAAAAATTTAAAGTTATTTTATTAAACGATGATGTGACAAGTATGGATTTTGTAGTAGATGTTTTGACGCAAATTTTTCACTATAGTGCACAAAGCGCCATTGCATTGATGTTAAAAGTTCACAACGAAGGAAGTGCTGTATGTGGGGTTTATATCAAAGAAATTGCTCTTAGTAAGCAAAACGAAGTTAGAAAAGCAGCTATCAACGCTGGATATCCGCTAAAAGTAGATATAGAGGAGGAGTGA
- a CDS encoding AAA family ATPase, translated as MLDANLSYFLEKAGQFAYSNSHEYLTSEHILFVLINLNEESRDMLASAGLRDIEGLRNDLKNYLAQNNEQVTQNKQPKMTLLLEQIFKELTDETKAQNKNIGIRELLYKIAVSKDSFCSQILDFYGVDAQKIKEETTADSDKFENLSKFAINLTVLAKEGKIDPIIGRINELERLMQTLSRRKKNNPLLVGEAGVGKTAIVEGLALKISQDKVPDKLKGSQIFALDIGAMIAGTKYRGDFEKRLKDVIDEASNHENAVLFIDEIHTIIGAGATSGGSLDMSNLLKPALANGSLRCIGATTYTEYRNFFEKEKALSRRFAKIDVEEPSIEDSVEILKGLRTKYEKFHNVKYSDEILKLSVELAKKYINDRFLPDSAIDLIDEVGARLALKEKKNVKVKKSDISEVLSKIANIPNTTDVKTNDISFLKDLEKNLKSEIFGQDDAVKTLADAIKRSYAGLKNPTSPIGVFLFTGSSGVGKSELAISLARNLNINFERFDMSEYMEKHSVSRLIGAPPGYVGFEGGGMLTNSIKKHPYSVILFDEIEKANDELVNVFLQIFDSASLTDNTGAKSDFRNTIIIMTSNLGSKEAPKMGFSKDESSRSDSAVKNFFSPEFRNRIDAVVHFNDLNEDILARITQKIIDELNFNLKEKKVIIKADTKAKEYLYKKGYSNEFGARNLKRIIQDEISTKISDEILFGTLKTGGVVNIGIKDGKLAFKFEKAQ; from the coding sequence ATGCTGGATGCAAATTTAAGCTATTTTTTGGAAAAAGCCGGACAGTTCGCATACTCAAATTCGCATGAATATTTAACAAGTGAGCATATATTATTTGTGTTAATCAACCTAAATGAAGAGAGTAGAGACATGCTCGCTAGTGCAGGACTTAGAGATATTGAAGGATTAAGAAACGATCTTAAAAACTATCTTGCACAAAATAACGAACAAGTTACACAAAACAAACAACCTAAAATGACACTGTTGCTTGAGCAAATTTTTAAAGAACTTACAGATGAAACAAAGGCTCAGAATAAAAATATAGGAATTAGAGAGCTTTTGTATAAAATTGCGGTCAGCAAAGATAGCTTTTGCTCACAAATTTTAGATTTTTATGGGGTAGACGCACAAAAGATAAAAGAGGAAACAACGGCTGACAGCGATAAGTTTGAAAATTTAAGTAAATTTGCAATAAATCTAACAGTTCTTGCAAAAGAGGGAAAGATTGATCCTATTATAGGCAGGATCAATGAGCTAGAAAGGCTTATGCAGACCCTAAGTCGCCGCAAGAAAAATAATCCTTTATTAGTCGGTGAGGCCGGAGTAGGAAAAACCGCAATAGTAGAAGGATTGGCCCTAAAAATTTCTCAAGATAAAGTGCCAGATAAACTCAAAGGGTCTCAAATTTTCGCCCTTGATATAGGAGCTATGATAGCTGGCACAAAATATCGCGGTGATTTTGAAAAACGACTAAAAGATGTCATAGATGAGGCTAGCAATCACGAAAATGCAGTACTTTTCATAGATGAGATTCATACAATAATAGGAGCAGGTGCTACAAGCGGCGGAAGTCTTGATATGTCAAATTTACTAAAACCAGCCCTTGCCAACGGCTCACTTAGATGTATAGGCGCAACTACATATACTGAGTATAGAAATTTTTTTGAAAAGGAGAAGGCTCTATCAAGACGCTTTGCCAAAATAGACGTGGAGGAGCCAAGCATAGAGGATAGCGTTGAAATTTTAAAAGGGCTTCGCACCAAATACGAGAAATTTCACAACGTTAAGTATAGTGACGAGATTTTAAAACTAAGTGTAGAGCTAGCTAAAAAATATATCAATGATCGATTTTTGCCAGATAGTGCGATAGACCTTATAGATGAGGTTGGAGCAAGGTTGGCATTAAAAGAGAAAAAAAATGTAAAAGTTAAAAAAAGCGATATAAGCGAAGTTTTAAGCAAGATTGCAAATATTCCTAATACAACCGATGTAAAGACTAATGACATTTCATTTTTAAAAGATCTTGAAAAGAATTTAAAATCTGAAATTTTCGGACAAGACGATGCCGTTAAAACTCTAGCCGATGCGATAAAGCGCTCGTATGCAGGACTTAAAAATCCTACTTCACCTATAGGCGTATTTTTATTTACAGGCTCAAGTGGTGTAGGTAAAAGCGAGCTGGCAATATCGCTGGCTAGAAATTTAAACATCAATTTTGAGCGCTTTGATATGAGTGAATACATGGAAAAACACAGCGTCTCAAGGCTTATCGGAGCGCCTCCCGGATATGTGGGCTTTGAAGGCGGAGGTATGCTTACAAATTCGATCAAAAAGCACCCTTATAGCGTAATTTTGTTTGACGAGATCGAAAAGGCAAACGACGAGCTTGTAAATGTCTTTTTACAAATTTTTGATAGCGCAAGCCTAACTGATAACACCGGCGCAAAGAGTGATTTTAGAAATACTATCATAATTATGACTTCAAATTTAGGTTCAAAAGAGGCTCCAAAAATGGGCTTTAGCAAAGATGAAAGCAGTCGAAGCGATAGTGCTGTTAAAAATTTCTTTAGTCCAGAATTTAGAAATAGAATCGATGCGGTAGTTCATTTTAACGATCTTAACGAAGATATTTTAGCTCGAATAACTCAAAAAATAATAGACGAATTAAACTTCAACCTAAAAGAGAAAAAAGTTATAATCAAAGCCGATACAAAAGCTAAAGAATATCTTTACAAAAAAGGCTATAGCAACGAATTTGGAGCTAGAAATTTAAAACGCATAATACAAGATGAAATTTCAACTAAAATTAGTGATGAAATTTTATTCGGAACTCTTAAAACTGGAGGGGTAGTCAATATCGGCATAAAAGATGGCAAACTGGCGTTTAAATTTGAAAAAGCGCAATAG
- the aat gene encoding leucyl/phenylalanyl-tRNA--protein transferase has product MGGDLSVEALTQAYEKGIFPWFLPHEPIYWWCPDPRAVLLPKEVRIQKSIKSSLKKFSVKFDHDFAGFLKICKKERANKEDTWLSDTIVEAYTAMFEAGFAHSVEVYEDEKIIGGLYGLIFGKVFCGESMISLKTGASKVALIRLCEVLAKFDFLIDCQVMNDHLKFMGAVTMPRDEFLDKFEILKNNDSGFKNFKDLEKFL; this is encoded by the coding sequence ATGGGTGGCGATTTAAGCGTGGAAGCCTTAACTCAAGCATACGAAAAAGGAATTTTTCCTTGGTTTTTACCACACGAGCCAATTTATTGGTGGTGTCCGGATCCTCGCGCAGTTTTACTTCCAAAAGAAGTTAGAATCCAAAAAAGCATAAAATCATCTCTCAAAAAATTTAGCGTTAAATTTGACCATGATTTTGCAGGATTTTTAAAAATTTGTAAAAAAGAGCGAGCCAACAAAGAAGATACTTGGCTAAGTGATACCATCGTAGAAGCCTATACGGCGATGTTTGAAGCAGGATTTGCTCATAGTGTAGAAGTTTACGAGGATGAAAAAATTATCGGCGGACTTTACGGACTCATATTCGGCAAAGTTTTTTGTGGAGAGAGTATGATAAGTCTAAAAACAGGCGCTTCAAAAGTAGCCCTTATAAGGCTTTGCGAAGTTTTGGCAAAATTTGATTTTTTAATAGATTGTCAGGTTATGAATGATCATCTTAAATTTATGGGTGCTGTTACTATGCCAAGAGATGAATTTTTAGATAAATTTGAAATATTAAAAAATAATGATTCTGGATTTAAAAACTTCAAAGACTTAGAGAAATTTTTATAA
- the flgB gene encoding flagellar basal body rod protein FlgB produces the protein MFAGISSSKSKQLVESALASRNLRQQLISSNIANIDTPFYKSRDIAFERALSERAAEIYGKKETKELEFAQTDASHLPKVNFPDSKLATIFLRDGHMARNDGNTVDLDVETTELSKNAIMITALDNAMKRDSANFKSVIEASSKI, from the coding sequence ATGTTTGCAGGAATTTCAAGCTCTAAATCAAAACAACTGGTAGAAAGCGCACTGGCTAGCAGAAATTTGCGCCAGCAGCTTATATCAAGCAACATCGCAAACATCGATACGCCGTTTTATAAATCACGCGATATCGCATTTGAAAGAGCGCTTAGCGAAAGAGCTGCTGAAATTTACGGCAAAAAAGAGACTAAAGAGCTTGAGTTTGCCCAAACTGACGCGTCTCACCTGCCAAAGGTAAATTTTCCTGACTCAAAACTAGCTACGATCTTTCTTCGTGACGGACACATGGCTAGAAACGACGGAAATACCGTTGATCTTGACGTAGAGACAACCGAGCTTAGCAAAAATGCGATCATGATAACTGCGCTTGATAACGCAATGAAGCGCGATAGCGCGAACTTTAAAAGCGTGATTGAAGCAAGTAGCAAGATTTAA
- the flgC gene encoding flagellar basal body rod protein FlgC, which translates to MSYLSDFDISGYGLSAQRFRMNVISSNIANANTTRTAEGGPYRRREVIFKAVDFDSTLNEQIAKKTNMLEYENPLDDSFWQKDAKPAIMSVVVDKVVRDDKDFKLKYDPSHPDANAKGYVAYPNINPVVEMADLIEATRAYQANVSAFQSAKTIAQSAIELLRG; encoded by the coding sequence ATGAGTTATTTAAGCGATTTTGATATAAGCGGATACGGACTAAGCGCACAGAGATTTAGAATGAACGTAATTAGCTCAAACATAGCTAATGCAAACACGACTAGAACAGCAGAAGGCGGACCGTATCGCAGGCGCGAAGTGATATTTAAAGCAGTTGATTTCGATAGCACGCTAAATGAGCAAATCGCAAAAAAAACGAACATGCTTGAGTATGAAAACCCGCTTGATGATAGCTTTTGGCAAAAAGACGCAAAACCTGCTATAATGAGTGTCGTAGTTGATAAAGTGGTGCGCGACGATAAGGATTTTAAACTAAAATACGATCCAAGCCACCCTGATGCTAATGCCAAAGGATATGTCGCATATCCAAATATAAATCCGGTCGTCGAAATGGCTGATCTGATCGAGGCTACAAGAGCCTATCAGGCAAACGTCTCTGCATTTCAAAGCGCAAAGACGATCGCCCAAAGTGCGATAGAACTATTAAGAGGTTAA
- the fliE gene encoding flagellar hook-basal body complex protein FliE, with protein sequence MTNIDKIGSVASPFKKENANLTQKSQNEFAAMLDNSLKELNEVQVNADKAIADLATGEVKDLHQAAIAIGKAETSMKLMLEIRNKALSAYKEISRTQI encoded by the coding sequence ATGACAAATATCGATAAAATCGGCTCTGTTGCTTCGCCATTTAAAAAAGAAAATGCAAATTTAACTCAAAAAAGCCAAAATGAATTTGCAGCCATGCTTGATAACTCGCTTAAAGAACTAAACGAAGTGCAAGTAAATGCCGATAAAGCAATCGCCGATCTAGCAACAGGCGAAGTAAAAGACCTTCATCAAGCCGCAATCGCCATAGGCAAGGCGGAAACCAGCATGAAACTAATGCTTGAAATTCGCAACAAAGCGCTAAGCGCGTACAAAGAGATATCAAGGACACAAATTTAG
- a CDS encoding peptidoglycan D,D-transpeptidase FtsI family protein gives MNSKKSKILILFSLIVFGISIFLAVIFYRANIERRLPKLETSEVNTALRGNIVTKDGFSVASSQKLYKAMVDTRNIDPDKKDMFIKLYSLYSGDNPKRVKKILDGAKGIVTLSYKIDAKGAAYLKELTRKLYRKKIFIPYEDPNTGVASLRGMSIVESGENRQYISKDSLTPVIGYVKKVEKDNITKVEGVKGVEKSYEYYISAIQDAKLIGPKDIGNNIILTSDSNLANRVDGYDTILSISLKFQTMLEKIIDEKKEFLNAKEIIVGVMDSKTGEMLALATTSRYDPSNIRKQDYKALNSSATEYAYEAGSVFKPFMFSVLLANNKINPLEMINTYNGKYQLGKRIIRDTHPEAYMTAEDIIVHSSNIGMIQIAQRLDGHQIYSGLLKFGFTQKTGIDMPYEQVGNMPPIVKMNSQIYKATISYGYGLQATFIQLLKAYNVFNNKGIMVTPKVVSSLYKNGKFYIVNKPEPVEVLTQDVAKRMKRILIKAVENGTGKKTKTAGLEIGGKTGTAHIASKDGGYANNYNGSFFGFVNDSEGNSYTIGVLAREPKKPYYYFGAQSALPVFKQTVDLMVDEGFLKPSDINRTNENIVKSATQKQKL, from the coding sequence ATGAATTCCAAAAAATCAAAAATTTTAATTTTATTTTCACTAATTGTATTTGGGATATCTATATTTTTAGCAGTTATCTTTTATAGAGCAAACATCGAAAGACGCTTGCCAAAGCTTGAAACAAGCGAAGTAAATACCGCACTTCGCGGCAATATAGTCACAAAAGACGGATTTAGCGTCGCAAGTAGCCAAAAACTATATAAAGCTATGGTAGACACAAGAAATATCGATCCTGATAAGAAAGATATGTTTATCAAACTTTATTCTTTATATAGCGGCGACAATCCAAAAAGAGTTAAAAAGATACTAGACGGAGCAAAAGGCATCGTAACATTGTCTTATAAGATTGATGCCAAAGGTGCCGCTTACTTAAAAGAATTAACCAGAAAACTATATAGAAAAAAAATTTTTATCCCTTATGAAGATCCAAATACCGGCGTTGCCAGTCTAAGAGGTATGAGCATAGTCGAAAGCGGGGAAAATAGACAATATATTTCAAAAGATTCTTTAACTCCAGTTATCGGATACGTTAAAAAAGTAGAAAAAGATAACATTACAAAGGTTGAAGGCGTAAAAGGGGTTGAAAAATCCTATGAATACTACATCTCAGCTATTCAAGATGCAAAACTTATAGGACCAAAAGATATAGGCAATAATATAATTTTGACAAGCGATTCAAATCTGGCAAATAGAGTCGATGGATACGATACGATCTTAAGCATATCGCTTAAATTCCAAACAATGCTTGAAAAGATCATTGACGAGAAAAAGGAATTTCTAAACGCAAAAGAGATAATAGTAGGCGTTATGGATTCAAAAACAGGAGAGATGCTAGCACTTGCCACAACCTCAAGATATGACCCGTCAAATATCAGAAAGCAAGATTATAAGGCACTAAATTCAAGCGCTACGGAATACGCATACGAGGCTGGTTCTGTTTTTAAGCCTTTTATGTTCTCAGTTTTACTAGCCAATAATAAAATAAATCCCTTAGAAATGATAAACACATATAACGGAAAATACCAACTAGGAAAACGAATAATAAGAGATACTCATCCGGAAGCCTATATGACAGCGGAAGATATTATAGTGCATTCTTCAAACATAGGTATGATTCAGATCGCTCAAAGGCTTGACGGGCATCAAATTTACTCGGGACTTTTAAAATTTGGCTTCACTCAAAAGACTGGAATCGATATGCCGTATGAGCAGGTAGGGAATATGCCTCCTATAGTCAAGATGAATTCGCAAATTTATAAGGCTACAATTAGCTACGGTTACGGTCTTCAGGCAACTTTTATACAGCTTTTAAAAGCCTATAATGTATTTAATAATAAAGGTATTATGGTAACACCAAAAGTCGTTAGCTCACTTTATAAAAACGGTAAATTTTATATTGTTAATAAGCCCGAACCGGTAGAAGTTTTAACACAAGATGTGGCAAAAAGGATGAAGAGAATCCTAATAAAGGCCGTTGAAAACGGAACAGGGAAAAAGACAAAAACTGCCGGACTTGAAATAGGCGGCAAAACCGGAACGGCACATATCGCATCAAAAGATGGCGGATACGCCAATAACTACAACGGATCTTTTTTCGGTTTTGTTAATGATTCGGAAGGAAACAGCTACACCATAGGAGTGCTAGCTAGAGAACCTAAAAAACCATACTACTACTTTGGTGCTCAAAGCGCACTTCCAGTATTCAAACAAACCGTTGATCTAATGGTGGATGAAGGATTTTTAAAGCCTAGCGATATAAACAGAACCAACGAAAATATCGTAAAGTCCGCCACTCAAAAACAAAAATTATAA
- a CDS encoding response regulator has product MESKNIDSYLLSLKNLAKGLNLAKSSSSHNDDFEKYLKDTNSNFDNINSKISMDLDKFKQNLINLGATAFLSQLNQSKIEEKIAAKKEELIKTLGLDEEGLKNKGKDEILELKNILEDLLEQFKKDLLASLQNNSLLQKQQRLSSASQNGSPLSSILQKL; this is encoded by the coding sequence ATGGAGTCTAAAAATATAGATTCATATCTTTTATCTTTAAAAAATTTAGCAAAAGGTTTAAATTTAGCCAAAAGTTCATCAAGTCATAATGATGATTTTGAAAAGTATTTAAAAGATACCAACTCAAATTTTGACAATATAAATTCAAAAATCAGTATGGATTTAGACAAATTTAAACAAAATTTGATAAATCTAGGCGCTACGGCATTTTTAAGTCAATTAAATCAATCAAAAATCGAAGAGAAAATAGCTGCTAAAAAAGAGGAACTGATAAAGACCTTGGGGCTTGATGAAGAGGGCTTAAAAAATAAAGGCAAAGATGAAATTTTAGAACTAAAAAATATACTTGAAGATCTATTAGAGCAGTTTAAAAAGGATCTGCTGGCAAGTTTACAAAATAACTCTTTATTGCAAAAACAACAAAGATTATCATCGGCTAGCCAAAACGGTTCTCCTCTTAGCTCTATCCTGCAAAAATTATAA
- the hemH gene encoding ferrochelatase, giving the protein MKRLLLLLNMGGPNNIEEVEVFLKNMFNDPYILSIKNKILRKFVGFMIAKGRLKAAKSNYNQIGGKSPLCEITASLCSKISNLSSEFDAVDFAMNYTPPFAKEVLKKYENFDEIVVFPLYPHHSVTTISSSIDDFNLAFNELNLKSKVKIVEPFFENQTYNDAVLNSVRNSVRNIKTDDITLIFSAHSLPQKTIDNGDLYEKHIRSHVEILSNLINEDMKFADIRLAYQSRLGPVKWLEPSLGDTLAGIKNKKALIYPISFCIDNSETVFELVKEYRDVANELKFEYYDVVPCLNDSEEFAKFIFQTGLSYINNNTAN; this is encoded by the coding sequence ATGAAAAGATTGCTTTTGCTATTAAATATGGGTGGCCCAAACAATATAGAAGAGGTTGAAGTTTTTTTAAAAAATATGTTTAATGACCCGTATATTCTTAGTATCAAAAATAAAATTTTACGTAAATTCGTTGGTTTTATGATCGCAAAAGGACGACTAAAGGCTGCTAAAAGCAACTATAATCAAATCGGAGGCAAGTCACCTCTTTGTGAAATAACAGCTAGTTTATGCTCTAAAATTTCAAATTTAAGCAGTGAGTTTGATGCGGTTGATTTTGCGATGAACTACACGCCTCCATTTGCCAAAGAAGTGTTAAAAAAATATGAAAATTTTGATGAAATTGTAGTTTTTCCACTATATCCTCATCACTCTGTGACAACCATTTCATCGAGTATAGATGATTTTAATTTGGCGTTTAATGAGCTTAATTTGAAGTCAAAAGTAAAAATTGTGGAGCCATTTTTTGAAAATCAAACATATAATGATGCAGTTTTAAATAGTGTAAGAAATAGTGTAAGAAATATAAAAACTGATGATATTACCTTGATATTTTCAGCTCACTCTCTTCCGCAAAAAACAATAGATAATGGTGATCTTTATGAAAAACATATAAGATCTCATGTAGAAATACTCTCAAATTTAATCAATGAAGATATGAAATTTGCAGATATTCGATTGGCTTATCAATCAAGACTCGGACCGGTAAAATGGCTGGAACCTTCTTTGGGTGATACCTTAGCAGGTATTAAAAACAAAAAGGCTTTAATTTATCCCATATCGTTTTGCATCGACAACTCAGAGACTGTTTTTGAGCTCGTAAAAGAGTATAGAGATGTTGCCAATGAGCTTAAATTTGAGTATTACGACGTAGTTCCTTGTCTTAATGACAGTGAAGAATTTGCTAAATTTATATTTCAAACCGGCTTAAGTTATATAAACAACAACACTGCAAATTAG